GACACGTCGCTGATCTTCGAGAACCGCACCGAGGTGCCGCTGCTGATCGACGGTGCGATCATGTGGTACGTCGCACCGTCGAAAGAGGCCACGGGGCTGGACCAGTTCTCGTACGACAACGCACAGCGCAAGAACTTCTCGGTGGGCCACCCACAGCGCGACGTGATCGAGGTGGCGCTGCCCGACGGGGCCAAGCCGGGTCCCTTCGAGGGGACCGACGCGCCGCTGTCGGCGTACGGCATCCGGGTCACCCACCACGACAACCCGTACATGTACCGGGTCCTCTACCCCAACCAGAAGTTCTCGATGACCTACGGGAACGTCACGGGCCCCAGCCAGTACGACTGGCCCGTCGACGATCTGGTCGACGTGATGCTCGACACGCTACACCTCGAATTCCGCACGCAGATGGACAGCCTCGAACAGAACACCGAGCTGGTCGACGCACTCGACATGCGGAACCGCTACGGGAACTAGACGCCCACGGCACTCGCTCTCGACGCGCGGACCCCACCGTCTTTTGCTCCTCGCGCTCACAGCAGGTGACGTGCGACTCGTACAGGTCACGATACCGGCAGGCAAGCGCGACGCCATCCTCCAAGCTCTTGACGACGAGGGGATCGACTACGTCGTCAACGACGAGACGAGCGGTCGGGAGTACACCGGCGTCGCGTACTTCCCGCTGCCCAGTGCGGCCGTCGAGCCGGTGCTCGAACAGCTCCGAGCGGTCGGGATCGACGAGGACGGGTACACGGTGATCGTCGACGCCAACACCGTCATCTCCCGCCAGTTCGACGAACTCCAGGAGCGATACGACGAGGAGGAAGACGAGGACCGGATCGCTCGCGAGGAACTGACCGCCAGAGCCAGCGACATGGCTCCCGCCTTTTCGACGTACGTCGTCATGACGGTCGTCAGCGCGCTGATCGCGACGGCCGGCCTCTTGCTCGACTCGCCCGCCGTCGTCGTCGGCTCGATGGTGATCGCGCCGCTGATCGGCCCGGCGATGGCGACCAGCGTCGGCACCGTCATGGACGACCAGGAGATGTTCCGACGGGGCGTCAAACTCCAGTTGCTCGGGCTCGTGCTGGCCGTCGTCAGCGCCGGCCTCTTTGCCTTCCTCGTGCGTTCGGTCCACCTCATCCCGCCGCTCGCGGACGTCACGTCGATCCCGGAGATCCGCGAGCGCGTCGCCCCGGACTTCCTCTCGCTGGTGGTCGCGCTGGGTGCGGGGGTCGCGGGCGTCGTCAGCCTCTCGTCGGGCGTCTCGACCGCGCTGGTCGGGGTGATGATCGCCGTCGCGCTGATCCCGCCGGCTGCGACGGTCGGCATCGGCATGGCGTGGGGCCAGCCACTGGTCTCGCTTGGCTCCGCGGTGTTGCTCGCCGTCAACGTCCTCTCGATCAACCTCGCGGCGCTCGTCGTGCTGTGGTACAAGGGGTACCAGCCGAGCCAGTGGTTCCGGACCGACGAGGCAAAGAGCGCAACGGCCTCCCGGATCGGCGTGCTCGTCGTCGCTATCCTGGTCCTCTCGGCGTTTCTCGGCGGCGTCACGCTCGATACGTTCGAGCGGGCAAACACGGAAGAGCAGATCCGGGCCGAGGCCGGCGGGATCGTCGCCGAGGCCGGCGCGACGCTGCTGGAGATCGAGGTCCAGCAGACCAACACCGCGGTGTTCCAGCAGCCGACCCGCGTCGTCGTCACGGTCGGCGTCCCGCCCGGCGAGGCGTTTCCGGCGCTCGCAGACGACATCGACGCGGTGGCCGACCGGATCGCCGACCGCGACGTGACGACGGAGGTCCGTTTCGTCACCGTCGACCAGGCCGGCTGATCGTTCAAACGGGGTTTTGACCGTCCCCGAGGGCTTTGAAGGTGGGGGTCGTCGGTGGCCGTGTATGCGACGTTCAATCCCCGCGGTCGCCGTGCTGGCGACGCTCGTGCTCCTCAGTGGCTGTACGGGCGCGCTCGGTGCCGGCGACAGCGCACAGACAGCCGCCACCGACAACCGAACCGTCGACGTGGGCGCGACCGGCGCGGTCAGCGCCCAGCCCGACCAGGCCGTCGTGCGCGTCGGCGTCGAGACGCGTGCCGGCGACGCCGCGACCGCTCGACAGCAACTCGCCGACAACGTCACCCAGCTTCGAGATGCCCTCGCCGACGTCGAGGGCGCACAGGTGCGGACCAACGGCTACGACATCGGGCAGGACTACCGCCGCCCGCCCGCCGAAGAAGAGGATCCCGAGCCCCGATACGTCGCCCGCCAGTCCTTCGAGATCACTGTCAACGACACCAGCAAGGCAGGCTCCGTGATCGATACGGCCGTCGCCAACGGGGCGAACAATGTCGACAACGTCGAGTTCACGCTGTCGGCCGACCGCCGTGACGAGCTCGAAGAACAGGCCCTGGAGGGCGCGATGGACCGCGCCCGGACGAAGGCAACGACGATCGCCGAGCGGGCGGACCTGACGATCGAGGGCGTCGAGACCGTCACGACCGTCGACCGAGGCTACCGGCCCTACGCCGCCGAGGCGACGGCGACCGCGGCCACAGACGGTGCCAGCACCGACATCGACAGCGGACCGGTCACGGTGACGGCACAGGTCCAGGTCACCTACGAGGCCGCCGAGTCGGCCTGACGCCGTCGTCCGACCGGCTACCCGGCCTTCTTCGACCGATCACGACCCGCTGCCGTCCGCCTCCTCGCCGACACTCTCGTCCTCGTCGTCCGTTGTCTCTGCTGCTCTCGCTAGCGCCTGCTCGTAGCTCTCTCTGGCCAGTTCGTACGTCTCGCGCAGGTCCTCGATCGGCGTCTCGGTCGCGTCGACTCGCAGGTCGTCGTAGTAGGGATCTGCGGGCCGGTCTTCGGTCGTCGCGACCAGCAGGGCCGCGCTCTGGACCTGTAGCTCCGTGCGCTTGTCGCCCCCGGCCGCGTGGCCCGCTTCGAGCGCGTCGATCAGCCGCTCGGCCAGCGGCGCGTCGCCGTCGCGCCCGTCCTCGTAGGCCGCGGCGGTGTCTGTGAGCACGTCGGCCCCGGTCAGCAGGTTGCCCGCGACGGTGTAGTCGTCGCCGACCTCGTGGCCGAACCACTCGCCACACTCCGCGCCGGAGAAGGCGAACTCGCCGTCGGCGTCGACGCCGTGGAGCTGTCGCTCGACCTTGCCGTCGTCTGCGTCGAGCAGCGACTGCAAGGCATCTTCGACGGCCAGCCCGTCGTCGACGTACTCGATCCCGCGTCGCCCGAGATCGACGTTGACGCGGCTCTGTGTCGCGACTGCGCCGTTCTCGCTGACGAACGGACACAGCGTCCCGACCGCGGCCAGTCGGGTCGTCACCGCGACGCCGAAGCGGGTCTGTTCGTCGCCGTCCTCGTCGGTGTACTCCTCTTGGACGCAGATGCTGAAGGTCACAGGCCCCTGTTGGTCGCGACCGGCAAAAGCGGTCGGGCGATATCTCGGGTGGTGTTCAGATACGGATGAAAAGTGAGGCGGTCGGTTTTCCGAGTGCTCTATGCCCGAAAACGGCCCCCTCATCGGGAATTTAGACGAGATCGACTTAGAGTTTGTTGAACGAGAAGCGACACCACGATCGCTGATGAAATTCAGTATTCAGTTGCATCTTGCTGGATTATCGCTTTCGAATACTGTTTCTGTTCTTGAGATGTTTGGTGTCGAACGTGCTCGGTCCACTGTTCATAATTGGGTTCACCAGGCCGAGCTACAGCCAGAATCTGGTCGATCTCCGGATCACGTTGCGGTCGACGAGACGGTGATCCGAATCGACGATGAACAGTATTGGCTGTACGCCGCCGTCGATACAGAGTCAAACGAATTCCTACACACAACGCTTGAACCGACGCGTACGAACGCTATTGCTTACGCATTCTTTGCCGAACTGCGCGAGAAACACGACGTCGACGACGCCGTGTTTCTCGTCGATGGTGCGACTCCGTTGAAAGACGCGTGTTCACGTCACGGTCTCGATTTCAAATACCAAGAGCATGGAAATCGGAATCGCGTCGAACGTGTCTTTCGAGAAGTGAAAAGACGAACCTCTTTCGCTCTCAAACTGCTTCATACTGCCGGCTGTCACTTCGTGAAGATCTTCGCCACCCCGGGGTGGCGAAATCGTTCACAGACGTATAGCCGGCAGTATCAGTCACGTCGATCCAGACACAGCTGACGACTGGCTCAGATCATTCAGCTTCGCATGGAATCAGCTGATCTGAACACGATCGCCGACCACCGACGGCAACGCCGCGCCTGCGGTGGTCACTCGCCCGGCCCCGAGTCGTTGGCGGTTCCGGCTAGCCGGTCAGCCAGTACCGCGTCTGATCGACGGTCGTCGAGAGCCACTGGCCGTGGACGCGGCCCGGTCCGGGCTCGAACACCGCGTCGAAGACGAGGTCCCGGCCGTCGATACGCAGCTCTCGGAGCGTGAGCGTGCGCTCGCTGGCCCAGGTCGCGAGGCGTGCGTCGCCACACTCGTCGAGTTCGAAGTAGGTCGCTGGCGTCCGATCGGTCGTGAACGTGTACTCCCGGTCGCCGTAGGACAGCGTCTCTTCGACGATCTCGCCGAAGGCGAAGGCGATCCGGCACTGCTCGCGGGGCTCGTCGGCTCGGTCGCTGTCGACGCGGCGACGGCGATCGACGTCGTAGCCCCACTTGCGAGCCCACCCTTCGAGGAGGCGCACGTCGATCCGCGGGTTCGACCCCGACCGGCCGCCGTCCCACAGGACGTGGTACTCGGACGGGCGGTCGTCGCCGAGGTGCTGGTCGAACATGGTGGTGAGATTCGGCTGAGCCACTATATACCTGTCTGGTCGTTCACCGACGCTGCCGGCGACCGACATCGATTCAGACTTCGATAATCGGTCAGGGACCCGCTATACTGCGGCTTTCGGTTCGGTCCCGGCGTTGGCCGCGACCATCCGGCCGAGCGTCCGCACCCGGGCCTCGATGTCGGCGTCGACGAAGGCTCCGTCGTCGTCGAAGGCGTCGGACGCGTTGCGGATCCCGACCTCGTGGGGGAGCGTCCAGCCGTGGACCGTCCGGACGCCGGTTCGGAGGTGTTCCAGCGCCGGGCCGTAGGAGCCACCGCCGGCAGTCGCCAGCAGTCCGACCGTCGTGTCTCGGAACTCGTCGCGCCCCAGGTAGTCGAGCGCGTTCTTCAGCGCCGACGACACCATGCCGTGGTACACCGGCGTTCCGAGCACCACCGCGTCGGCGTCGTCGATCAGCGCCCGCAACGCTTCGGCGTCGCCCCGGTCGCGGTCGTCGGGATCGAACAGCGGCAGTTCCCACTCGCGGAGGTCGACCAGTTCCGTCGTCGCGCCGGCCGTCTCTGCGGCCGACAGCGCGTGTTCCAGTGCCAGACACGTCGTGCTCGTCTCGCGCAGACTGCCGCTGATGGCGACGACGAGCGGGGGCCCGCTCATTACAGCGTGCCTGGACGCCAACGGGCTTAACGCCCGTGATGGCCGGTCGGCCAGGTGGCTGCCGTCGGATCCCGGCAGTTACAAGCCCTGGCGACCGTAGCGACCAGTATGGACGCTCAGGAATTCGTCGACACGATCAGTTCCGAGAACAAGACGGCGCTCTCGCGGCTCGGCTCGTCCAAGGCGCTGTACGCGCTCACCGGCGGCGAGATGGACGAGGGGCCGATCCTCGCCGGTGCGGCCGACCGCGCACACTACGCGTTCGAGACCGTCGACGGGTGGGAGGGCGACGCCTTCGAGACGACCGCCGACACCGCCCGCGAGCACTACGAGACGATCGCCGACGAGCACGGCGATCACGAACCGGGCGAGCGGCCAGCGATGTTCGAGACGCTGGCCGAGCAAGACGAGACGGCCGCCCGCCTGGGCGGGCTCGTCGGCTGGACGCTCGTCGCGAAGAAGACCTTCGAGCAGCTTACCGGCTTCTTCGTCGGGCAGGCCGACCCCCAGACCTCGCAGGTGTTTCGCGATCTCGGCGGTGACATCGAAGACCTGCGTCAGGCGGCACTCGACGCGCTGGCCGAAGACGGCGACTGGGACGCCGCCGAGACGGCCGCGAGTGCGGTGGTCCAGGCCGCCTACGAGGACTACTTCGAGACGCTGGAAGCCCTCGGCGTCAACCCCAAGCCGGTCTGCTGACTTCCTTCTCGCACTCACCTGAACACATCTCGGAGCTTCTGTGTCCCAAGCCGTCCCAGCAGCTTCGCCGGCCCGCGCTTTGGCGCGTCGGCGAGCACGTCCCTGAGTGACGGTGGTTCGGGCGTTCCGAGCCCGAGGTCCCACTCGGTCGCCGCCGCGAACTGCTCGACGGCTGCCGTGGCCCGTTCCCGGACCGCTTGCGCGTCCATCGTCTGGACGACGCCGTCCTCGACGACCACCTCGCCGTCGACGACGACCGTCTCCACGTCCGAACGGCGGGCACCGTTCGCGAGCTGTGCCGCCACGTTGGTCAACGGCGTAAACTTCGCCTGGTCGACGTCGAGGACGGCGAGGTCGCCACGAGCACCGGGGACGAGGCGGCCGACCGACTCGATGCCCACCGCGTCGGCGCTCTCGGCGGTGAGCATCCGGACCAGCGCCATCGAGTCGTACTGCTGTGCTCCCGCGTCGAGGTTGGCCAGCAGGCGAGCCGAGCGCGCCTCTTCGAACAGGTCGACGGAGTCGTGCCAGTAGTGGTCGTCAAGACCGAGGCCGACGGCCACGCCGGCCTCGCGCAGGTCGGCCACCGGCGTCCAGGGAGTCTCTGGATCGAGGTTGTAGTAGCCGAAGATGGACGGACAGTGTGCGACACCGGCGTCGGCCTCGCTCATCCGCTCGATGTCCCTCTCGTCGGCGACCCGGAAGTGCGCGCCCACGAGTCGGTCGTCGAGCAGTCCGACCGCGTCCAGCAGCGCGAGCGAATCGTCGCTCCCGTTCGCGCGGGCCATCTCGTCGCTTTCGCCGAGTTCCAGCAGGTGCGTGTGGACGGGCACCTCGGGGTACTCGGCCGCCAGGTCTGCGACGCGCTCCCAGAGGTCGCGCGTACACGACCAGTCGTCGTGGGGACAGAGGGCGGCGCTGATGCGGCCGTCGTAGCTGCCGTCGAACTGCTCGACGAACGAGCGGGCCCGCTCGAACTGTGCGTCGACCGACCGGTCCCAGAACAGGTCCGACAGCATGGGTCCCATCACTGCCCGCAGCCCCGCCTCGCCGAGGATGTCCGCGCCCAGTGCCGGGCGCACGTCCATCGTGTTGACCGTCGTCACGCCCCCCTGGAGGTGAGTCAGGGCCGCCAGCTCGTACCCCGCTCGCAGCAGGTCGTCGTGCTCGCTGGCCATGTCGGCGATCAGCGGCGTCATCTGGGCGAACAGCTCGACCGGCCCCATCTCGCTGAAGGCACCCGTCAGCGCGGTCCCCTCCAGGTGTGCGTGGGCGTTCACGAGTCCGGGCAACACGAGCCGCCCTGCTCCGTCGAGGACGTGATCGGCCTCGATCTGGGCGTCGCCCGCCCGGCTCTCTCGGACGGTCGCGATGTCGCCGTCCCGGACCACGACGGTGCCGGACTCGTAGACGCGGTTGCGCTCGTCGACGGTCACGACCACTGCGTCGTGGACGACGAAGTCCGCCGTCACTGTGTAGCCCTCCCACGATCGCCCGGGAGTTCGCCGGTCCGGACCCAGCTGCGTGCCGCCTCGCGTTCCGCCGGGCCGAAGTACCGCATCTCGTCGGGACTGACCGGCCAGACCGGCGCGATGGCTCGCCAGCAGTCGAACAGTCCCCGGGCCCAGACCGAATCGCCGACTGCGGCGTAGCGACCGATGTCGAACGTCGACCCTCGTCGGAGGTCCGGCAGGATGCCGTACCAGTTCGAGAGGGCCGACCGGGCGGTCCAGTCGACTGTCTCCTCGTAGAGGTGGACGGTGTCGTGTGCGTCGGTCGTCGCCGAGAGGAGCCGGTAGAGGTCTCTGAACCCGCCGGGCGAGCAGTCGCCGACTCGAATGGCGACGACAGCCGGTGTCGGCTCGGTCAGTACTTCGAACATCGCGTCGTTCGGATCGGGCCGATAGTCGTCGAGCGCGGCCGTCACCGTCTCGCGGTCGATCATAGTCGGCGGTTCGACGACCTGTTTGTTAAGTCGACTGCTATTATACGGCATTCTGTACATAATCTCTAACAAAATTTAGGCCCTTAGTTGTTAAACAGTCGGCTTATGTCCGGTCCTGGTCGAGTGCCTTCGGCCCCGGCCACCGCGCTCGCTGCGTGGCCGATCACCTGCTTCCGACCGGATTCGCCGAGGAAGAAGATTCATGTATCTGGTGGGACCAGTTGGGGCATGGACAGTTCTCTCGACGCCGTCCGGGCGGACGACGACCTCGCCGTGGCGCTGGCGGTCGTCCTCGACCGTGCCGAGGCGGGCGACGGAACCGTCGCGTGGACGGATCTCCGGGGACAGATCGATCCCGTCGAGTGGGGCCGACTGCTCGACCATGGCGTCGTCGTCCCCGCTGGTGATCGCTTCGTCGTCGACGACCCGACCGCGGCGCGCGAACTGCTCGCACAGCGAGACCTCGACGACGCGGACCCCGACGCCCCAGAGACCGGCGGCTGGTCGCGCGCGGACAAGCTGGCAGGCGTCGGCGCACTCGCACTGATGGCGAGCTACCAGTTGCCCGGCGGGCGCGAACTGGTCGGCCAGAGCGTCAACACCGTCCTCGGACCGCTCGCGGCACAACTGCCCTTCGTCGCGACGATCACACTACTCGCAGTCGTGACCGCGCTGGCGTCGACGACGATTCGCCGCCGACTCCAGTCGAAAGAACGGATGGAGCGGCTCAAGACCCGGCTGACCGACGTTCGCGAGCGACTCGACGACGCCCGCGAGCGCGGCGACGACGAGGCCGTCGAACGGCTCCGGGCCGAACAGCAGGAGCTGATGACCCAGCAACTGTCGATGTTCAAGCACATGCTCCGACCGATGGCCTGGACGGTGCTGGTCTCGGCACCGATCTTCCTGTGGCTCTCGTGGCTGGCCGTCGCGCCCGCCGCCGCCATCGCGCCGACGGCGACGGTGTTCCCGATGCTCGGCCGGATCACCTGGACGGCCAAACTGATCGGGCCGCTGCACGTCTGGACGGTGTGGTACATCGCCACCTCGATGCTCTCGGGGCTGACGATCCAGCGGACGATGGACCGGGTCGGCGTCGGGTCCTGATCCGGCGGCGATTTCTGTCGGCTATATTCTCACCGCGTCGAGTCACTGCTCGTACCCCTGTCTATCGAACCCCACTGCACACCCGATCGCACGGCCGTCGTGCGGTCGGTGTCTCCCTCCGACTGTGCTACCGCTGTCTGGCCGAGCCCGCACTCTCTCGCTCGCGCCGGTCACGTCGCTGGCGGCGTCACGCTGGCACCCCGACGACGCCTCCCGGCGATGCGGCGTCGAACGCCCTGCCACCACGCTTCGTCATCGACTGCGGGCGGACGCCACTCGCCGCATTCGATATAGCGTACAGCAGTTTATTACTTCGCGACACAGATTCTGAGCCTCGCCCCAAAACACGGCCGACAGCATGGAAAACCGGCGAATCCGCCCAAAGCACACCGCTCAAGTCGATCGAGCCCTACTATCGGACAATGAGCGACTCCGGCCCACTGTCTCCGGACCGACCGGACGCCGAGACGGCGTTTCGCGTCGACGCACCGTTCGAGCCAGCCGGCGACCAGCCAGACGCCATCGAGCAGCTCGTCGACGGATATCGGCGGGGAATGGACAAACAGACCCTGCTGGGCGTCACCGGGTCGGGCAAGACCAACACCGTCTCGTGGGCGATCGAGGAGCTCCAGCAGCCGACGCTGGTCATCGCCCACAACAAGACGCTGGCGGCCCAGCTCTACGAGGAGTTCCGGAGCCTCTTCCCCGACAACGCCGTCGAGTACTTCGTCTCGTACTACGACTACTACCAGCCCGAGGCCTACGTCGAGCAGACCGACACCTACATCGACAAGGACGCCTCGATCAACGACGAGATCGACCGCCTCAGGCACTCTGCGACCCGCTCGCTGCTGACCCGCGACGACGTGATCGTCGTCGCCTCGGTGTCGGCCATCTACGGGCTGGGTGACCCGCGCAACTACGTCGACATGAGCCTCCGGCTGGAGGAGGGCCAGCGCATCGAGCGCGACGAACTCCTGGGCCAGCTCGTAGACCTGAACTACGAGCGCAACGACGTGGACTTCACCCAGGGGACCTTCCGCGTGCGGGGCGACACCGTCGAGATCTACCCGATGTACGGCCGCTACGCCGTCCGGGTGGACATGTGGGGCGACGAGATCGACCGCCTCGTGAAGATGGATCCCCTGGAAGGCGAGGTCGTCAGCCAGGAGCCCGCCGTCTTGCTCCACCCGGCAGAGCACTACTCGATCCCCGAGCAGCGCCTCCAGCGGGCGATCGAGGAGATCGAGGACATGCTGGCAGACCGAATCCGCTACTTCGAACGGCAGGGCGACGCCGTCGCGGCCCAGCGCATCGAGGAGCGGACCACGTTCGATCTGGAGATGATGAAAGAGACCGGCTACTGCTCGGGGATCGAGAACTACTCGGTCCACCTCTCGGACCGCGAGAGCGGCGAAGCGCCGTACACGCTGTTGGACTACTTCCCCGACGACTTCCTCACCGTCGTCGACGAGTCCCACCAGACGATCCCCCAGATCAAAGGCCAGTTCGAGGGCGACAAGTCACGCAAGGAGAGTCTGGTGGAGAACGGCTTCCGCCTGCCGACCGCCTTCGACAACCGTCCGCTGACCTTCGAGGAGTTCGAGGAAAAGACCGACCGGACGCTGTACGTCTCGGCGACGCCGGGCGACTACGAGCGCGAGGAGAGCGGCCAGGTCGTCGAGCAGATCGTCCGTCCGACCCACCTCGTCGATCCCGCGATCGAGGTCGCAGACGCCAGCGGCCAGGTCCAGGACCTGCTCGAACGGATCGAATCGATGCCCGACGAGGAGCGCGTGCTGGTGACGACACTCACCAAACGCATGGCCGAGGACCTCACCGAGTATCTCGAAGAGAGCGGCGTCGACGTGGCCTACATGCACGACGAGACCGACACGCTGGAACGCCACGAACTGATCCGGTCGCTGCGGCTGGGCGAGATCCAGGTGCTCGTCGGCATCAACCTCCTGCGGGAGGGACTGGACATCCCCGAAGTGAGCCTCGTCGCGATTCTCGACGCCGACCGGGAGGGGTTCCTGCGGTCGGAGACGACGCTCGTCCAGACGATGGGGCGGGCCGCCCGCAACGTCAACGGCGAGGTCGTCCTCTACGCCGACGACACGAGCGACGCGATGCAGTCGGCCATCGAGGAGACCCAGCGCCGCCGCCAGATCCAGCAGGCGTACAACGAGGAACACGGCTTCGAGCCGACGACTATCGAGAAAGAGATCGGCGAGTCCTCGCTTCCGGGTGCCGAGACAGACACCAGCGACGTGGCCGGTGACGGCCCGGCCGACGCCGACGAGGCGGCCCGACAGATCGAACGGCTCGAAACACGGATGGCCGAGGCCGCGGACAACCTGGAGTTCGAACTCGCTGCAGACATCCGCGATCGGATCCGCGAGCTCCGCGCGGAGTTCGAACTCGACGGCGGAGACGACGGTGGCGTGCCGGCACCCGGTCCCGGCGAGTTCTGACACTGTCGGCTGTCCGTCTGTGACTGATTCTGCCACCCCGGATGGCGAATCTCGTCACGAGGTTCCAGCCACGTATGAGGCCCGACATCTGTTCGAGACGGACGCAGCTCACGCATCGGCCGCTGAGGCACAGCTAACGCCGTATGACCGTCGTTTGTGGCTGCATCGACTGTTCCAGAAACACGCGCCCGCCCCATGTCATAAACTGCTATCCGCGATACCAAAGCACGGTCTCGACGGATTCTCCGAGTTCGCGGCGACGGCGACAGCGACCGCTCTCCTTTGCCGTGAGCCGTACACGGGATCGAGACTGCCGACGATCGATCAGGCGTCGGCTCGCACGCCGATCTCGCTCTCGAACTGCTCGAAGAACGCCTCCATGAAACGCCACCGTGACCTGCCGAGCCGCCGGGCCGGTGGCGTGTGTAGTCGTGCCAGTCGTTCGCGCGCCCACTCACGGAGGACCGAAATGTCGCGACGGTCGGTCGTCGCTTCGTGTGTCGAGGCGTCGTCGAGGTGTGCGTACTGGGTCCCCGTTCGCCCCGATCGTTCGCCGACGACACACGCGAGTCGGACGATCCCGACGGCACCGGTCGCATCGAGCTTGTCGGCGTCGAACAGGAGCTTCGCTTCCGGGCTCTCGGGCTCCGGTGAACTCGATCGGATACTGTGAGTTCGCAGGCAGTGTGCGACGGCGTCGATTCGGCTGGCAGCGACGCCTTCCTCGGCAAGCAACTCCCTGGCCGTGACCGTGGCCCACTCGCCGTGGTCGTCGATTTCCCCGACGCGCTCCAGGGGACGGCCGATATCGTGAAGCCACGCCGCCCCGGACAGCACGTCGCGATCGACAGCGCGGTCCCACCTCTCGGCGAGTCGCAGGGAGAGATCGCGGACCCGTTTCGCGTGGAACCGATCGTGCGCGGGGAGAGCAGCGTCGTAGTACGGCATCGCCAGCGATCGTGCGAGCGAATCGAGTGTGGAGGGCATCGCTCGGGGCGTCGTCGACCGGTGAAAAAGCGATTGTGGAACACGACGCCGTTCCCGAAGCACCGGCTGCGGACCGACGGCCCTCATTCTCTATCGCGGATAGTGATTTATAGGCCGTCTCGTCGGGACGGCGTCGTACCCGACGAGCAGACCGGTGAGACGCTGCTGGGCGGGCAGCGCGTGGGTTTTTGCTGCCGGCGGTCGTCGTCCCTGTATGCCGATCAGTGAGACGGTCACCACCGACGGTCTGGCGATCCACTTCCTCGAAGCCGGCGATCCGGCAGATCCGACGATCGTCCTCCTGCACGGCGGGATCATCGACGCGGCGCACGTCTCCTGGGACGAGGTGATCGAGCCGCTGGCCGCGGACTGTCACGTCGTCGCGCCGGATCTCCTGGGGTACGGCCGGAGCGGCGTCGACAGGGGCGAGGGCACGGACGGCCGGACGATTCTCCCACCGGGCTCCTACCCGGTCGGCCGGCACGTCGACGCTACGACGAGGTTTCTCGACGAACTGGCCGTCGACACGTGCTCGATCGCCGGGCTCTCGCTCGGCGGTGCTGTCGGACTCGGCCTGGCACTTCGTCGTCCCGCTCTCGTCGACG
Above is a genomic segment from Halomicrobium sp. LC1Hm containing:
- a CDS encoding STAS/SEC14 domain-containing protein, yielding MIDRETVTAALDDYRPDPNDAMFEVLTEPTPAVVAIRVGDCSPGGFRDLYRLLSATTDAHDTVHLYEETVDWTARSALSNWYGILPDLRRGSTFDIGRYAAVGDSVWARGLFDCWRAIAPVWPVSPDEMRYFGPAEREAARSWVRTGELPGDRGRATQ
- a CDS encoding rubrerythrin family protein, giving the protein MDAQEFVDTISSENKTALSRLGSSKALYALTGGEMDEGPILAGAADRAHYAFETVDGWEGDAFETTADTAREHYETIADEHGDHEPGERPAMFETLAEQDETAARLGGLVGWTLVAKKTFEQLTGFFVGQADPQTSQVFRDLGGDIEDLRQAALDALAEDGDWDAAETAASAVVQAAYEDYFETLEALGVNPKPVC
- a CDS encoding DUF106 domain-containing protein; translated protein: MDSSLDAVRADDDLAVALAVVLDRAEAGDGTVAWTDLRGQIDPVEWGRLLDHGVVVPAGDRFVVDDPTAARELLAQRDLDDADPDAPETGGWSRADKLAGVGALALMASYQLPGGRELVGQSVNTVLGPLAAQLPFVATITLLAVVTALASTTIRRRLQSKERMERLKTRLTDVRERLDDARERGDDEAVERLRAEQQELMTQQLSMFKHMLRPMAWTVLVSAPIFLWLSWLAVAPAAAIAPTATVFPMLGRITWTAKLIGPLHVWTVWYIATSMLSGLTIQRTMDRVGVGS
- a CDS encoding DUF1028 domain-containing protein, whose translation is MTFSICVQEEYTDEDGDEQTRFGVAVTTRLAAVGTLCPFVSENGAVATQSRVNVDLGRRGIEYVDDGLAVEDALQSLLDADDGKVERQLHGVDADGEFAFSGAECGEWFGHEVGDDYTVAGNLLTGADVLTDTAAAYEDGRDGDAPLAERLIDALEAGHAAGGDKRTELQVQSAALLVATTEDRPADPYYDDLRVDATETPIEDLRETYELARESYEQALARAAETTDDEDESVGEEADGSGS
- a CDS encoding TIGR00341 family protein produces the protein MRLVQVTIPAGKRDAILQALDDEGIDYVVNDETSGREYTGVAYFPLPSAAVEPVLEQLRAVGIDEDGYTVIVDANTVISRQFDELQERYDEEEDEDRIAREELTARASDMAPAFSTYVVMTVVSALIATAGLLLDSPAVVVGSMVIAPLIGPAMATSVGTVMDDQEMFRRGVKLQLLGLVLAVVSAGLFAFLVRSVHLIPPLADVTSIPEIRERVAPDFLSLVVALGAGVAGVVSLSSGVSTALVGVMIAVALIPPAATVGIGMAWGQPLVSLGSAVLLAVNVLSINLAALVVLWYKGYQPSQWFRTDEAKSATASRIGVLVVAILVLSAFLGGVTLDTFERANTEEQIRAEAGGIVAEAGATLLEIEVQQTNTAVFQQPTRVVVTVGVPPGEAFPALADDIDAVADRIADRDVTTEVRFVTVDQAG
- a CDS encoding NADPH-dependent FMN reductase, whose protein sequence is MSGPPLVVAISGSLRETSTTCLALEHALSAAETAGATTELVDLREWELPLFDPDDRDRGDAEALRALIDDADAVVLGTPVYHGMVSSALKNALDYLGRDEFRDTTVGLLATAGGGSYGPALEHLRTGVRTVHGWTLPHEVGIRNASDAFDDDGAFVDADIEARVRTLGRMVAANAGTEPKAAV
- a CDS encoding amidohydrolase family protein, with the translated sequence MTADFVVHDAVVVTVDERNRVYESGTVVVRDGDIATVRESRAGDAQIEADHVLDGAGRLVLPGLVNAHAHLEGTALTGAFSEMGPVELFAQMTPLIADMASEHDDLLRAGYELAALTHLQGGVTTVNTMDVRPALGADILGEAGLRAVMGPMLSDLFWDRSVDAQFERARSFVEQFDGSYDGRISAALCPHDDWSCTRDLWERVADLAAEYPEVPVHTHLLELGESDEMARANGSDDSLALLDAVGLLDDRLVGAHFRVADERDIERMSEADAGVAHCPSIFGYYNLDPETPWTPVADLREAGVAVGLGLDDHYWHDSVDLFEEARSARLLANLDAGAQQYDSMALVRMLTAESADAVGIESVGRLVPGARGDLAVLDVDQAKFTPLTNVAAQLANGARRSDVETVVVDGEVVVEDGVVQTMDAQAVRERATAAVEQFAAATEWDLGLGTPEPPSLRDVLADAPKRGPAKLLGRLGTQKLRDVFR
- a CDS encoding SIMPL domain-containing protein, with protein sequence MRRSIPAVAVLATLVLLSGCTGALGAGDSAQTAATDNRTVDVGATGAVSAQPDQAVVRVGVETRAGDAATARQQLADNVTQLRDALADVEGAQVRTNGYDIGQDYRRPPAEEEDPEPRYVARQSFEITVNDTSKAGSVIDTAVANGANNVDNVEFTLSADRRDELEEQALEGAMDRARTKATTIAERADLTIEGVETVTTVDRGYRPYAAEATATAATDGASTDIDSGPVTVTAQVQVTYEAAESA